The proteins below come from a single Sphingomicrobium sediminis genomic window:
- a CDS encoding endonuclease/exonuclease/phosphatase family protein, with protein sequence MILALGGLALLLAVAAMLPLWQTDHWFVRILDFPRMQLGFAGLVVAFLYAVLVPDPRRGRSLFIIAVLLAATGWQFFHVARYLFFFPEEVASEENCSADKRLSLLGANVLNENEDFGKMLGLARQQDADTILLTESDKAWEEAMRPLHKAYPYRIAVPLENSYGMHLYSRLPMSGEVKYRVQDDIPSIDARITMRDGSEVILFAIHPEPPRPGDDSGERDAELVLVGREARDEGRASLVFGDFNDVGWSSTTLLFGEVSGTFDPRVGRELLPTFNANWPMMRWPLDHLFVSPHWALVEMERLGQIGSDHFPVGFTLCLKQDAGDTLVTPSADPEAEAEASEQLREGRIEEATEEDGEKH encoded by the coding sequence CATGCAGTTGGGCTTTGCGGGCCTGGTGGTCGCGTTTCTCTACGCGGTGCTGGTCCCCGATCCACGCCGCGGACGATCGCTCTTCATCATCGCGGTGCTGCTGGCCGCGACTGGCTGGCAATTTTTCCATGTAGCGCGCTACCTTTTCTTCTTTCCCGAAGAAGTGGCTAGCGAAGAAAACTGTTCGGCCGACAAACGCTTGTCGTTGTTGGGTGCCAACGTGCTCAACGAGAATGAAGACTTTGGCAAAATGCTCGGGCTGGCTCGCCAGCAGGATGCCGACACCATCCTTCTAACCGAGAGCGACAAAGCTTGGGAGGAGGCGATGCGGCCGCTGCACAAAGCTTATCCCTACCGGATCGCGGTGCCGCTGGAGAATAGTTACGGCATGCATCTTTATTCGCGTCTGCCGATGAGCGGGGAAGTGAAATATCGTGTACAGGACGACATTCCTTCGATCGATGCACGCATCACGATGCGCGATGGTAGCGAGGTCATTCTCTTTGCAATCCATCCCGAACCACCTCGCCCCGGCGACGATAGCGGCGAGCGTGATGCCGAGCTCGTGCTCGTTGGTCGAGAAGCGCGTGACGAAGGGAGGGCATCGCTCGTCTTCGGCGACTTCAATGATGTGGGTTGGTCATCCACGACGCTTCTTTTCGGTGAGGTGTCGGGCACGTTCGATCCGCGAGTGGGGCGCGAATTGCTGCCAACCTTTAACGCGAATTGGCCGATGATGCGCTGGCCCCTCGACCATCTGTTTGTCTCGCCGCATTGGGCTCTCGTGGAAATGGAGCGGCTTGGCCAAATCGGTTCTGACCATTTCCCCGTCGGCTTCACGCTCTGTCTCAAGCAGGATGCGGGCGATACTCTAGTGACACCCAGCGCCGACCCCGAAGCCGAGGCCGAGGCCAGCGAACAATTGCGCGAGGGCCGCATCGAGGAAGCGACCGAGGAAGATGGCGAAAAACATTAG
- a CDS encoding TlyA family RNA methyltransferase, which yields MAKNIRADLLLVERGLAETRSKAQALILSGNVFSAERRVEKAGQPMKLDAPLEVRGKEHPWVSRGGMKLDHGLDHFGFDVTGMTGLDVGSSTGGFTDVLLTRGAAKVFAVDVGTNQLAWKLRNDERVIVHEQTNARHLNADIVTEAPDIVVCDASFIALHKVLDAALGLAKDGAKLVALVKPQFEAGREEVGKGGVVRDPQVHQRVCNEAAEWVRSKGWRVLGVETSPITGPEGNVEFLLGAIKGEE from the coding sequence ATGGCGAAAAACATTAGAGCTGACCTCCTGCTCGTCGAACGCGGTCTCGCCGAGACACGCAGCAAAGCGCAGGCACTTATACTTTCAGGCAATGTCTTCTCTGCCGAGAGGCGGGTAGAGAAAGCGGGTCAGCCGATGAAGCTCGACGCGCCGCTCGAAGTGCGGGGCAAGGAACATCCCTGGGTCAGCAGGGGCGGCATGAAGCTCGATCACGGCCTCGACCATTTCGGGTTCGATGTGACGGGCATGACCGGTCTGGATGTCGGCAGCTCGACCGGAGGGTTCACGGACGTATTGCTGACGCGCGGAGCGGCAAAAGTGTTCGCAGTCGATGTCGGCACCAACCAGCTGGCGTGGAAACTGCGCAATGACGAGCGCGTCATTGTCCACGAACAGACCAATGCGCGGCATCTCAACGCCGACATCGTGACCGAGGCACCCGACATCGTGGTCTGCGACGCGAGCTTCATCGCGCTGCACAAGGTGCTCGACGCCGCGCTCGGCCTTGCCAAGGATGGTGCGAAACTGGTCGCCTTGGTCAAACCGCAGTTCGAGGCGGGGCGCGAGGAAGTGGGTAAGGGCGGGGTCGTACGCGACCCTCAAGTCCACCAGCGGGTCTGCAATGAGGCGGCGGAATGGGTCCGATCAAAGGGTTGGCGCGTATTGGGTGTCGAGACGAGCCCGATCACGGGCCCTGAAGGCAATGTCGAGTTCCTGCTCGGCGCAATCAAAGGTGAAGAATGA
- a CDS encoding TspO/MBR family protein — MSDAKNDKGIWKRALWLVPLTVVGGSLSGIGFGPDGWYEALEKPSFQPPSYLFGIVWPALYTMIALALATVLNEPRSKARDTAVTLWIIQLAINFTWSYAFFEARAIGYAKWHLLAMLVVAALTAGRFYRIRPLAGLLMLPYLAWLIFAFTLNSAIVSLNPGAGQPLFG, encoded by the coding sequence ATGAGCGACGCGAAAAACGACAAGGGTATCTGGAAACGCGCTTTGTGGCTGGTGCCGCTGACCGTAGTGGGTGGCAGCCTGTCGGGGATCGGCTTCGGTCCCGACGGCTGGTATGAGGCGCTCGAGAAACCGAGTTTCCAGCCGCCAAGCTATCTGTTCGGCATCGTCTGGCCGGCGCTCTACACGATGATCGCGCTGGCGCTCGCGACGGTACTCAACGAGCCGCGCAGCAAGGCGCGCGATACGGCAGTGACGCTGTGGATCATCCAGCTCGCCATCAATTTCACCTGGAGCTATGCATTCTTCGAGGCGCGGGCGATCGGCTATGCCAAGTGGCACCTGCTCGCCATGCTGGTCGTGGCAGCGCTGACGGCGGGACGTTTCTATCGCATCCGTCCCCTAGCGGGATTGCTCATGCTGCCCTATCTTGCATGGCTCATCTTCGCGTTCACGCTTAACAGCGCGATCGTGTCGCTCAATCCGGGGGCGGGGCAGCCGCTCTTCGGTTAG
- a CDS encoding accessory factor UbiK family protein has protein sequence MQSQNKIFDDLAKVLNGAAGTFAGMGREAQASMRDRLKDMMGTEDMVTRDEFEAVKAMAIKAREENEALKARLDAMEAAKKPAPKKKPAAKK, from the coding sequence ATGCAGTCGCAGAACAAGATTTTCGACGATCTCGCCAAGGTGCTGAACGGTGCGGCGGGGACGTTTGCCGGCATGGGTCGCGAGGCGCAGGCCTCGATGCGCGATCGCCTCAAGGACATGATGGGCACCGAGGACATGGTGACCCGCGACGAGTTCGAAGCGGTCAAGGCAATGGCGATCAAGGCGCGCGAAGAGAACGAGGCGCTGAAAGCCCGTCTCGACGCCATGGAAGCCGCCAAGAAACCGGCGCCCAAGAAGAAGCCCGCCGCGAAGAAGTAG
- a CDS encoding YbjN domain-containing protein, translated as MTSDQGDPRVEDAPVEIFEAYFDARGWASERVSEGEVMASASGSWSQYELRAVWRSDDQVLQFLAFPDIKVVVDKKAQVYEAIGMINEQLWLGHFEYWSQPGIIAFRHAVLVDSSGQMSLEEAEAVAEAALEECERFYPVFQFVLWGGKSPSEAIQAALIDTAGEA; from the coding sequence GTGACCAGCGATCAGGGGGATCCGCGCGTCGAGGATGCGCCGGTCGAGATTTTCGAAGCCTATTTCGACGCCCGCGGCTGGGCCAGCGAACGCGTCAGCGAGGGTGAAGTCATGGCCAGCGCGAGCGGAAGCTGGTCTCAGTATGAGCTTCGCGCGGTTTGGCGCTCGGACGACCAGGTCCTGCAATTCCTCGCCTTTCCCGACATCAAGGTCGTGGTCGACAAGAAGGCGCAGGTCTACGAAGCGATCGGCATGATCAACGAGCAGCTCTGGCTCGGTCATTTCGAATATTGGAGCCAGCCCGGCATCATTGCCTTCCGCCATGCCGTCCTCGTCGACAGCTCGGGGCAGATGAGCCTCGAAGAAGCCGAAGCAGTGGCCGAAGCCGCGCTCGAGGAGTGCGAGCGTTTCTATCCGGTTTTCCAGTTCGTCCTGTGGGGCGGCAAGAGCCCGAGTGAAGCAATCCAGGCGGCGCTTATCGATACGGCAGGCGAAGCTTGA
- a CDS encoding pyrroline-5-carboxylate reductase family protein: MSGLVMPSGWFVGCGNMGGAMVAGWVKAGVDLSALTAISPSGRDIPGVAVSTDLPDGEPEWVWLGHKPYQVEEVAAKVAPRIGAHTVILSILAGVECASLRRLFPEARAIVRLMPNLPVSDGEGVTGLYSDDADPALRDEISAIVGKLGFAPWGEHEADLTAISTVAGSGPAYVARFIAAMARQAEALGLPAEIAQRLALETVAGTGVMARASGEAMGPLATRVASPGGSTEAGLKVLDGDAGMDDLVARTVEAARRRTEEMAAAARD; this comes from the coding sequence TTGAGCGGGCTGGTCATGCCCTCCGGCTGGTTCGTCGGCTGCGGCAATATGGGCGGCGCGATGGTCGCGGGATGGGTGAAGGCTGGCGTCGACTTGTCGGCACTGACCGCTATTTCACCCTCGGGTCGTGACATTCCGGGAGTGGCGGTTTCTACCGACCTGCCGGATGGCGAGCCCGAATGGGTCTGGCTTGGCCACAAACCCTATCAAGTCGAAGAGGTTGCCGCGAAGGTCGCGCCGCGTATCGGTGCGCATACCGTTATCCTGTCGATTCTCGCCGGCGTCGAATGCGCGAGCCTGCGGCGATTGTTCCCCGAAGCGCGCGCCATTGTCCGCCTGATGCCCAACCTGCCGGTCAGCGACGGGGAAGGGGTGACGGGCCTCTATTCGGATGACGCCGACCCGGCGCTTCGCGACGAAATCTCCGCCATTGTCGGCAAGCTTGGCTTTGCGCCGTGGGGCGAGCACGAGGCGGACCTCACGGCAATCAGCACGGTTGCGGGCTCGGGCCCGGCTTATGTCGCGCGCTTCATCGCGGCGATGGCCAGACAGGCCGAAGCGCTCGGGCTACCCGCCGAGATCGCGCAGCGCTTGGCGCTGGAAACCGTCGCCGGCACCGGCGTCATGGCACGCGCTTCGGGTGAGGCGATGGGGCCGCTCGCGACCCGCGTTGCCAGCCCCGGTGGATCTACCGAAGCGGGATTAAAGGTACTCGATGGCGATGCCGGTATGGACGATCTCGTCGCCCGTACGGTCGAAGCGGCACGTCGCCGCACCGAAGAGATGGCCGCCGCCGCGCGCGACTGA
- a CDS encoding branched-chain amino acid aminotransferase, whose protein sequence is MVQPYDDRDGFIWMDGELKPWRDANVHILTHAMHYASSVFEGQRAYNGKIFKLTEHSERLRKSAEILGMELPWSVEEINAACEQVLKANDLTDAYVRPVAWRGSEQMGVAAQGAKPHMAIAAWKWGKYFDAEKAEKGIRLDIAPYRRPAPHTAPVHAKAAGLYMICTMSKHHAEARGYDDAMMLDWEGRVAEATGANAFFVREGKLYTPIADIFLNGITRRTVIDLAKKRDIEVIEKRIWPEELATFEEMFLTGSAAEVTFVSEAGPWNFTPGNMSRQLRQDYDDLVNGRLVNS, encoded by the coding sequence ATGGTACAGCCCTACGACGATCGCGACGGCTTCATCTGGATGGATGGAGAGCTGAAGCCTTGGCGCGACGCCAATGTCCACATTCTGACACATGCGATGCACTATGCCTCGAGCGTGTTCGAGGGGCAGCGCGCCTATAATGGCAAGATCTTCAAGCTGACCGAGCATTCGGAGCGACTGCGTAAGTCCGCCGAAATCCTCGGCATGGAGTTGCCGTGGAGCGTCGAGGAGATCAACGCGGCGTGCGAGCAGGTGCTGAAAGCCAACGATCTCACCGATGCCTATGTGCGTCCGGTGGCCTGGCGCGGGTCCGAGCAGATGGGAGTCGCGGCGCAGGGTGCCAAGCCGCACATGGCGATTGCCGCATGGAAGTGGGGCAAATATTTCGACGCGGAAAAGGCCGAAAAGGGCATTCGTCTCGACATCGCGCCCTATCGCCGTCCGGCCCCGCACACCGCGCCCGTCCATGCCAAGGCGGCGGGTCTCTACATGATCTGCACCATGTCCAAGCACCATGCCGAAGCACGCGGATACGACGATGCGATGATGCTCGACTGGGAGGGCCGGGTTGCCGAAGCGACCGGCGCCAACGCTTTCTTCGTGCGCGAGGGCAAGCTCTACACGCCGATCGCCGACATCTTCTTGAACGGCATTACCCGCCGCACCGTCATAGACCTCGCCAAAAAGCGCGATATCGAGGTGATCGAGAAGCGCATCTGGCCCGAGGAACTGGCGACGTTTGAGGAAATGTTCCTCACTGGCAGCGCGGCGGAAGTGACCTTCGTGTCGGAGGCCGGCCCGTGGAATTTCACGCCGGGCAACATGTCGCGCCAGCTGCGGCAGGACTATGACGATCTGGTCAACGGGCGGCTCGTAAATAGCTAG
- a CDS encoding putative bifunctional diguanylate cyclase/phosphodiesterase: MRKVKWGAEALSEDQQQPSKRVIEPVTPRARQNVFSLRDMLTLGKGSTAVVDAVRQHQVDHFTQIGPRVILGNFMIAMVMGLIVLPYVPDWQVGAWLALCLVGAGIQARRHLRLHRDRDYRRRKPATFSSATFGTALTSVLWLPVALWWFPELPQLQQLVIVGLGVVVMSTGAFLLVYVPPAALVYTAILTLCGLVIAGYVGSPEIAALVLFFSIALTTASLFIAHELFVQTKSRIQLAEMGELVDLLRELDAPGSGGLWELDNELRFTKVSDSLAFAVGKTPDSIAGLLVFKLMDPDGRFVNMSSGMRSLFGHFRASEPFRDVVVPQVYTDRWWSLSGNPFFDEDGKLLGWKGVASDVTESRTANADAMGAARSDPLTGIANRLLIRELLEEVLLGDHDDRKGCGLLLVDLDRFKLVNDTLGHAIGDKLLCEIAERLEAVVEEDGHVGRLGGDEFAVIWKGKTDRYTLSGLAERIISEVSRTVTIGAANINVGATIGIAIGRADSEREDQLMRLADLALYSAKSNGRGSYAFYERAMLEAAEDHRLLENDVRHALKNKDMKLAYQPIVDGETGELVGREALLRWHHPTRGDIAPDRFIPIIEDAGLIHQIGDWVIREACEEAQRWDEKVPVAVNISAAQLTGAGLAKTVVNALAVSGLHPNRLELEVTESVFLGDDPETLSSIERLRGLGVRMVLDDFGKGYSSFGYLGRAHFSKIKIDKSFVRGAAGGDQQCVAIVNAILALADGLGIETTAEGVETEAQADIMRDLGVGSLQGFLFGQPTFLGENVVNIGDHRRDIVA, from the coding sequence ATGCGCAAAGTTAAGTGGGGCGCGGAAGCTTTGTCCGAGGATCAGCAACAGCCGTCGAAAAGGGTCATCGAGCCGGTGACCCCGCGCGCCCGGCAAAACGTCTTCTCGCTGCGCGACATGCTGACCCTGGGGAAGGGCAGCACCGCAGTAGTCGACGCGGTGCGCCAGCATCAGGTGGACCATTTCACCCAGATCGGCCCACGCGTCATCCTCGGCAACTTCATGATTGCGATGGTGATGGGGCTGATCGTTCTGCCCTACGTGCCGGACTGGCAGGTCGGGGCCTGGCTCGCGCTGTGCCTGGTCGGCGCCGGTATTCAGGCGCGCCGGCACCTGCGCCTTCATCGTGATCGTGACTATCGGCGTCGCAAGCCGGCGACATTCAGCTCTGCAACGTTCGGCACGGCGCTGACCTCGGTTTTGTGGCTGCCGGTGGCGTTGTGGTGGTTCCCCGAGCTCCCGCAGCTACAGCAACTCGTCATTGTCGGTCTTGGCGTCGTGGTGATGAGTACGGGCGCCTTCCTGCTCGTCTATGTGCCGCCCGCGGCGCTCGTCTACACCGCTATCCTCACCCTTTGCGGGCTAGTGATTGCCGGCTATGTCGGCAGCCCCGAAATCGCTGCACTCGTCCTGTTCTTTTCGATTGCGCTCACGACGGCCTCGCTGTTCATCGCCCACGAATTATTCGTCCAGACCAAGAGCCGCATCCAGCTCGCGGAGATGGGCGAGTTGGTCGATCTCCTTCGCGAATTGGATGCGCCGGGTTCGGGCGGGTTGTGGGAGCTGGATAACGAGCTTCGCTTCACCAAAGTGAGCGACAGCCTTGCCTTTGCGGTCGGTAAGACGCCGGATTCCATCGCCGGCCTGCTCGTCTTCAAGCTCATGGATCCCGACGGACGCTTCGTGAACATGTCGAGCGGCATGCGCAGCTTGTTCGGTCATTTCCGCGCCTCAGAACCGTTTCGCGATGTCGTGGTGCCGCAAGTCTATACCGATCGCTGGTGGTCGCTGTCGGGCAACCCCTTTTTCGACGAGGATGGCAAGCTCCTGGGCTGGAAAGGTGTTGCTTCGGATGTGACCGAATCGCGCACCGCCAATGCCGACGCTATGGGCGCGGCGCGTTCGGACCCGCTTACCGGCATCGCGAACCGACTGCTCATTCGCGAGCTGCTCGAGGAAGTGCTGCTCGGCGATCATGACGATCGCAAGGGCTGCGGGCTGCTGCTGGTCGACCTCGACCGCTTCAAGCTGGTCAATGATACGCTCGGCCACGCCATTGGCGACAAGCTGCTCTGCGAAATTGCCGAGCGCTTGGAGGCGGTGGTCGAGGAAGACGGTCATGTCGGCCGTCTCGGCGGCGACGAATTTGCCGTCATCTGGAAGGGCAAGACCGACCGCTACACGCTATCGGGTCTCGCCGAGCGCATCATTTCCGAGGTGAGCCGTACGGTCACCATCGGCGCCGCCAACATCAATGTCGGCGCCACTATCGGCATCGCCATCGGTCGTGCCGATAGCGAGCGCGAGGACCAGCTGATGCGGCTCGCCGATCTGGCTCTCTACAGCGCCAAGAGTAACGGGCGCGGCAGCTATGCCTTCTACGAGCGCGCCATGCTCGAAGCCGCCGAAGATCATCGCCTGCTCGAGAATGACGTCCGTCATGCGCTCAAGAACAAGGATATGAAGCTCGCCTACCAGCCCATCGTCGACGGGGAGACAGGCGAGCTGGTCGGCCGCGAGGCGCTGCTGCGCTGGCATCATCCGACCCGCGGCGACATTGCGCCCGATCGCTTCATCCCGATCATCGAGGATGCGGGGCTCATCCACCAGATTGGCGACTGGGTCATTCGCGAGGCGTGCGAGGAAGCGCAGCGCTGGGACGAGAAAGTCCCGGTTGCGGTCAATATTTCAGCGGCACAACTGACCGGCGCAGGTCTTGCCAAGACGGTCGTCAACGCGCTCGCCGTTTCCGGACTGCATCCCAATCGGCTCGAGCTGGAAGTCACCGAGAGCGTCTTCCTTGGCGATGATCCCGAGACCCTGTCCTCGATCGAGCGGTTGCGCGGACTTGGCGTGCGCATGGTGCTCGACGATTTCGGCAAGGGTTATTCGAGCTTCGGCTATCTTGGCCGCGCGCACTTCTCGAAGATCAAGATCGACAAGAGTTTCGTGCGCGGCGCGGCGGGTGGCGATCAGCAATGCGTCGCGATCGTCAATGCGATCCTGGCGCTGGCCGACGGCCTCGGTATCGAGACGACGGCGGAAGGCGTGGAAACCGAAGCGCAGGCCGATATCATGCGCGATCTTGGCGTCGGCTCGCTGCAGGGCTTCCTCTTCGGCCAGCCCACCTTCCTCGGCGAGAATGTGGTCAATATCGGCGATCATCGCCGCGACATCGTTGCCTAA
- a CDS encoding CBS domain-containing protein has product MRIIDRAEYKTKPAPMTGSADMMVADAAKRMSEKNYGSIIIVDDAHRVTGMLTERDLMRRVIAEGRDPGSTKVSEVMTSEVRTANADDELVDWLRIMSNERFRRLPIVDGDQKLVSIMTQGDFVSYTWPELLDQAKALAKATIGENISLPMILFGILAYTVVIIIAVSFAT; this is encoded by the coding sequence ATGCGAATTATCGACCGCGCCGAATATAAGACCAAGCCTGCTCCGATGACCGGGAGCGCCGACATGATGGTCGCCGATGCTGCCAAACGCATGTCGGAAAAGAATTACGGCTCCATCATCATTGTCGACGACGCGCATCGCGTCACCGGCATGCTCACCGAGCGCGACCTGATGCGCCGCGTGATCGCCGAAGGGCGCGATCCGGGCTCGACCAAAGTGTCTGAGGTAATGACCAGCGAAGTGCGGACGGCCAATGCCGATGACGAATTGGTCGACTGGCTCCGTATCATGTCGAACGAGCGCTTCCGTCGCCTCCCGATCGTCGATGGTGATCAGAAGCTTGTCTCGATCATGACGCAGGGCGACTTCGTGTCCTACACATGGCCCGAGCTGCTGGACCAGGCCAAGGCGTTGGCAAAAGCGACGATCGGCGAGAACATCTCGCTGCCTATGATCCTGTTCGGCATCCTTGCCTATACGGTCGTCATCATCATCGCGGTCAGCTTCGCCACCTGA
- a CDS encoding PAS domain-containing protein, whose translation MIENSPIASVISDPRLPDNPIVAVNEAFIELTGFTREEILGRNCRFLAGPGTEPWLSETISEGVRDHKPVLVEILNYKKDGTPFRNAVVVAPIYDDEDELQYFLGSQVELSDSSPGPSTARRIESAEKVKMLSPRQKQVMTLVASGLRNKQIAWELGLSEKTVKMHRGLVMEKLGLRTSAELVRTAVEAGI comes from the coding sequence TTGATCGAGAACAGCCCGATCGCGTCAGTCATTTCCGACCCGCGCCTGCCCGACAATCCCATCGTCGCCGTCAACGAGGCCTTTATCGAGCTTACCGGCTTCACCCGCGAGGAAATCCTCGGCCGCAATTGCCGCTTTCTCGCCGGCCCGGGTACCGAGCCCTGGTTGTCCGAAACGATCAGCGAGGGGGTCCGCGACCACAAGCCCGTCCTTGTCGAGATCCTCAACTACAAGAAGGACGGCACGCCGTTTCGCAATGCGGTCGTCGTGGCGCCCATCTATGATGATGAGGACGAGCTCCAATATTTCCTCGGCAGCCAGGTCGAGTTGAGCGACAGCTCGCCCGGCCCATCGACCGCGCGCCGCATTGAATCAGCCGAAAAGGTGAAGATGCTCTCGCCGCGCCAGAAGCAGGTGATGACGCTCGTCGCCTCGGGCCTGCGCAACAAGCAGATTGCGTGGGAACTTGGTCTCTCCGAAAAGACCGTGAAGATGCATCGCGGCCTCGTGATGGAAAAGCTCGGGCTGCGCACCAGCGCCGAACTCGTCCGCACCGCCGTCGAAGCGGGCATCTGA
- a CDS encoding MFS transporter, which produces MSERMRPLSGREKAGYGIGDFASNLYLGFFGLFLLYYYTDIYGISAAAAATIMLATRVVDAITDPIMGAIADRTRTKWGRYRPYLLFVSVPFGIMGYLTLAGPDGSETFKIVYALVTYMLVMMLYTAINLPYSALLGVISPRSEERTKATVYRFVMASLGNLFVALTATALVREFGNGDDLVGMRWTMGIFATIAVVSFLVCFATTRERIEAIPQKIDLKRDLGTMIKDGVWPIVAIGCLLLIVGISLRGSTAVFYFKYLTDYGDQPLLWAFDYFSVNLALSFVGVALGSLAVAWLRKRWTKRELMIGSGLLNAVLLVIFYFVPPALYWVITSIAVASGFLFGIAITAIFAIYTDVAEFSEWKNHRQVTALVIAASIFSMKAGGALGGAIPGFALGSVGFVPNVAQPGEVQNMILVVYTFVPAAAFLLSGVVFLKYPLDRTRVCQIEADLNKRRGNLAPA; this is translated from the coding sequence ATGTCCGAACGCATGAGGCCGCTCAGCGGCCGCGAGAAAGCGGGTTATGGCATCGGCGATTTTGCCTCGAACCTCTATCTCGGCTTTTTCGGCCTCTTCCTCCTCTATTACTATACCGACATTTACGGGATTTCCGCCGCGGCGGCGGCAACCATCATGCTGGCCACGCGCGTGGTCGACGCGATCACCGATCCGATCATGGGCGCGATCGCCGATCGGACGCGGACGAAATGGGGGCGTTATCGACCCTACCTCCTTTTCGTGTCGGTGCCATTCGGGATCATGGGGTATCTGACACTTGCCGGACCGGATGGCAGCGAGACCTTCAAGATCGTTTATGCGCTCGTCACCTACATGCTGGTGATGATGCTCTATACGGCAATCAACCTGCCTTATTCCGCCTTGCTGGGTGTGATTTCACCCCGATCGGAAGAGCGTACCAAGGCGACGGTCTACCGCTTCGTGATGGCGAGCCTGGGCAATCTCTTCGTGGCGCTCACGGCGACTGCCCTGGTGCGCGAATTCGGAAACGGCGATGATCTGGTCGGGATGCGTTGGACAATGGGGATTTTCGCGACGATTGCGGTCGTGAGCTTCCTTGTCTGTTTCGCCACCACCCGCGAGCGGATCGAGGCCATTCCGCAAAAGATCGACCTCAAGCGCGATCTCGGCACGATGATCAAGGACGGTGTATGGCCTATCGTTGCCATCGGTTGCCTGTTGCTGATTGTCGGCATTTCGCTGCGCGGATCGACCGCGGTCTTCTACTTTAAGTATCTGACTGACTATGGCGATCAGCCGCTCTTGTGGGCGTTCGACTATTTCTCGGTCAATCTGGCGCTCTCTTTCGTTGGCGTGGCATTGGGGAGCCTTGCCGTGGCCTGGCTACGCAAGCGCTGGACCAAGCGGGAATTGATGATCGGCAGCGGGTTGCTCAATGCCGTCTTGTTGGTGATCTTCTATTTCGTGCCGCCGGCGCTCTATTGGGTCATCACCTCGATCGCCGTGGCCTCCGGTTTCCTGTTCGGGATCGCGATCACGGCGATTTTCGCAATCTACACGGACGTCGCCGAATTTTCCGAATGGAAGAATCATCGCCAGGTGACGGCATTGGTGATCGCCGCTTCGATCTTTTCGATGAAGGCGGGGGGCGCTTTGGGTGGGGCCATTCCGGGCTTTGCGCTCGGCTCGGTCGGCTTCGTGCCGAATGTCGCGCAGCCAGGCGAAGTGCAGAACATGATCCTCGTCGTGTACACCTTCGTTCCGGCGGCCGCCTTCCTGCTCAGCGGCGTGGTTTTCCTCAAATATCCGCTCGATCGCACGCGGGTTTGCCAGATCGAAGCCGATCTCAATAAGCGGCGTGGGAACCTCGCCCCTGCCTGA